A genomic segment from Armatimonadota bacterium encodes:
- a CDS encoding asparagine synthetase B, whose amino-acid sequence MPACAQWLLVPMDKAQSDHLRAYGLTYWCLEEPRTYECEWLLNYRAGAFLLPDRDDVRSRARELGVSCEAVTPAGRRAIQATMDAGNMERIVLTKAPKVAVYVPPDVEPWDDAVRLALEYAQIKYDKVWDREVLGGKLADYEWMHLHHEDFTGQFGKFFVQFQHKPWYRRTVLTSRQMASELGFATVPQLKSAVAERIAEWVSRGGFLFAMCSATDSLDIALAAHGLDIVAPELDGTPIDPDCQERLDYSRTLAFKDFRLQLNPTVVELSDIDVPPRGASMVSTGETFTLFEFSARQDPIATMLTQCHVNAVPDFLGQTTAFRRSRIKGSAIVLGDFPGQDKVKYIHGDFGDGTWTFLSGHDPEDYAHVVGEPATDLIQHKHSPGYRLILNNILFPAAKTKERKT is encoded by the coding sequence ATGCCCGCCTGCGCCCAATGGCTGCTCGTGCCCATGGACAAGGCGCAGAGCGACCACCTGCGGGCCTACGGGCTCACCTACTGGTGCCTGGAGGAGCCCCGCACGTACGAGTGTGAGTGGCTCCTGAACTACCGCGCGGGGGCATTTCTCCTGCCCGACCGCGACGACGTGCGCAGCCGGGCCCGGGAACTCGGGGTGTCCTGCGAGGCCGTAACCCCGGCGGGTCGCAGGGCAATCCAGGCCACCATGGATGCGGGGAACATGGAGCGTATCGTCCTGACGAAAGCGCCCAAGGTGGCGGTCTACGTGCCGCCGGACGTGGAGCCCTGGGACGACGCGGTGCGCCTGGCCCTGGAGTATGCTCAGATCAAGTATGACAAGGTCTGGGATCGCGAGGTGCTCGGTGGAAAGCTTGCGGACTACGAATGGATGCACCTGCACCACGAGGATTTCACCGGCCAGTTCGGCAAGTTCTTCGTCCAGTTCCAGCACAAGCCGTGGTACCGCCGCACGGTGCTGACCTCCCGCCAGATGGCTTCGGAACTCGGTTTCGCCACCGTCCCGCAGCTCAAGTCGGCAGTGGCGGAAAGGATCGCCGAGTGGGTGTCTCGCGGCGGGTTCCTGTTCGCGATGTGCAGCGCTACTGACAGCCTGGACATCGCTCTCGCGGCGCACGGGCTGGACATCGTGGCGCCGGAACTGGACGGAACGCCGATAGACCCGGATTGCCAGGAGCGCCTGGACTACAGCCGCACTCTGGCCTTCAAGGACTTTCGCCTGCAGCTCAACCCCACGGTTGTCGAGCTATCCGACATTGATGTGCCCCCGCGCGGTGCGAGCATGGTCTCCACGGGAGAGACCTTCACGCTCTTCGAGTTCTCGGCTCGTCAGGACCCCATCGCCACGATGCTCACCCAATGCCACGTGAACGCTGTGCCGGACTTCCTGGGTCAGACCACGGCGTTCCGTCGCAGCCGTATCAAAGGAAGCGCCATCGTCCTCGGGGATTTTCCTGGGCAGGACAAGGTGAAGTATATCCACGGGGATTTCGGGGACGGTACGTGGACATTCCTGTCTGGGCATGACCCGGAGGACTACGCCCACGTGGTGGGCGAACCGGCGACGGATCTGATCCAGCACAAGCATTCGCCGGGTTACCGGCTGATTCTCAACAACATCCTCTTCCCCGCCGCGAAGACCAAAGAGCGAAAGACGTAG